From Hoplias malabaricus isolate fHopMal1 chromosome 11, fHopMal1.hap1, whole genome shotgun sequence, a single genomic window includes:
- the gemin7 gene encoding gem-associated protein 7 isoform X1 gives MDTIFLQGESCDKTMKIPVSVLRLPRGPDPNSRGFDPSSARYIALCPTTIPASSGSEAGRVNLKEEQQLRSELRERFLRTLIAMTDKQVEFSLYEKVRVRARFGASDIDILNFQVSDLQTPLGVQKEALLRCQDMISFSFHL, from the exons atggaca CCATATTTTTGCAGGGAGAAAGCTGTGACAAAACCATGAAAATCCCAGTTAGCGTCCTGCGCTTGCCCAGAGGCCCGGACCCCAACAGCCGTGGCTTTGACCCCAGCTCTGCTCGCTACATCGCACTGTGCCCCACAACTATTCCAGCTTCGTCAGGGAGTGAAGCCGGTCGAGTGAACCTCAAAGAGGAGCAACAGTTGCGTTCCGAGCTCAGAGAGCGCTTCCTCAGGACCCTGATAGCGATGACAGACAAACAGGTTGAGTTTAGTCTGTACGAGAAAGTACGAGTGCGAGCCAGGTTTGGTGCATCAGACATAGACATCCTCAACTTTCAAGTCTCCGATCTTCAGACGCCTCTCGGGGTGCAGAAAGAGGCTTTGCTCAGGTGCCAGGACAtgatttcattttcttttcacttGTGA
- the gemin7 gene encoding gem-associated protein 7 isoform X3, whose protein sequence is MASVGESCDKTMKIPVSVLRLPRGPDPNSRGFDPSSARYIALCPTTIPASSGSEAGRVNLKEEQQLRSELRERFLRTLIAMTDKQVEFSLYEKVRVRARFGASDIDILNFQVSDLQTPLGVQKEALLRCQDMISFSFHL, encoded by the coding sequence GGAGAAAGCTGTGACAAAACCATGAAAATCCCAGTTAGCGTCCTGCGCTTGCCCAGAGGCCCGGACCCCAACAGCCGTGGCTTTGACCCCAGCTCTGCTCGCTACATCGCACTGTGCCCCACAACTATTCCAGCTTCGTCAGGGAGTGAAGCCGGTCGAGTGAACCTCAAAGAGGAGCAACAGTTGCGTTCCGAGCTCAGAGAGCGCTTCCTCAGGACCCTGATAGCGATGACAGACAAACAGGTTGAGTTTAGTCTGTACGAGAAAGTACGAGTGCGAGCCAGGTTTGGTGCATCAGACATAGACATCCTCAACTTTCAAGTCTCCGATCTTCAGACGCCTCTCGGGGTGCAGAAAGAGGCTTTGCTCAGGTGCCAGGACAtgatttcattttcttttcacttGTGA
- the gemin7 gene encoding gem-associated protein 7 isoform X2, which yields MRVNAAGESCDKTMKIPVSVLRLPRGPDPNSRGFDPSSARYIALCPTTIPASSGSEAGRVNLKEEQQLRSELRERFLRTLIAMTDKQVEFSLYEKVRVRARFGASDIDILNFQVSDLQTPLGVQKEALLRCQDMISFSFHL from the coding sequence GGAGAAAGCTGTGACAAAACCATGAAAATCCCAGTTAGCGTCCTGCGCTTGCCCAGAGGCCCGGACCCCAACAGCCGTGGCTTTGACCCCAGCTCTGCTCGCTACATCGCACTGTGCCCCACAACTATTCCAGCTTCGTCAGGGAGTGAAGCCGGTCGAGTGAACCTCAAAGAGGAGCAACAGTTGCGTTCCGAGCTCAGAGAGCGCTTCCTCAGGACCCTGATAGCGATGACAGACAAACAGGTTGAGTTTAGTCTGTACGAGAAAGTACGAGTGCGAGCCAGGTTTGGTGCATCAGACATAGACATCCTCAACTTTCAAGTCTCCGATCTTCAGACGCCTCTCGGGGTGCAGAAAGAGGCTTTGCTCAGGTGCCAGGACAtgatttcattttcttttcacttGTGA
- the gemin7 gene encoding gem-associated protein 7 isoform X4, giving the protein MKIPVSVLRLPRGPDPNSRGFDPSSARYIALCPTTIPASSGSEAGRVNLKEEQQLRSELRERFLRTLIAMTDKQVEFSLYEKVRVRARFGASDIDILNFQVSDLQTPLGVQKEALLRCQDMISFSFHL; this is encoded by the coding sequence ATGAAAATCCCAGTTAGCGTCCTGCGCTTGCCCAGAGGCCCGGACCCCAACAGCCGTGGCTTTGACCCCAGCTCTGCTCGCTACATCGCACTGTGCCCCACAACTATTCCAGCTTCGTCAGGGAGTGAAGCCGGTCGAGTGAACCTCAAAGAGGAGCAACAGTTGCGTTCCGAGCTCAGAGAGCGCTTCCTCAGGACCCTGATAGCGATGACAGACAAACAGGTTGAGTTTAGTCTGTACGAGAAAGTACGAGTGCGAGCCAGGTTTGGTGCATCAGACATAGACATCCTCAACTTTCAAGTCTCCGATCTTCAGACGCCTCTCGGGGTGCAGAAAGAGGCTTTGCTCAGGTGCCAGGACAtgatttcattttcttttcacttGTGA